AGCGGCCGGCCGGCTTCGTCACCGGTGTCGAGATGACGCATCCCGACAAGGGCACTGAGATGTTCCTCTACGAGCTTGCGGTGGGGGAGCCGTTCCGCAACCGTGGCATCGGGCGGGCGCTAATCTCGGCGCTGGCGGCGCTCGCGAAGGAGCGCGGCTGTTACGGGATGTGGGTGCTGACCGACGACGGCAACCCTGCCGGCCTGCGCGTCTACGCCGCCGCCGGCGGTGCGCGTGAGCACCCGGACACGGTGCTCTTCAGCTGGCGGTTCTAACCTCACGTTCCATGCCCGCCGCGCGTTCTACCCGCGTGAACCTGCCGCCCTTCCAGCAGCTGCTCGACCGGCACTCCGGCGAGGTGTTCCGGTTCCTCGCCGCATCGGTCGGTCCCGTGGATGCGGAGGACGCCTTTCAGGAGACGTTCCTCTCCGCGCTGCGCGCGTACCCCCGGCTCCGAGACGCCTCGAACCTGCGCGCCTGGCTGTTTCAGATCGCACATCGGAAGGCGCTCGATGTGCACCGCGGCCGCGCGCGAAATCCGCTGCCGGTCGAGCAGGTGCCGGAGCAGGTCGCCGCCCCGCGCGG
The window above is part of the Gaiellales bacterium genome. Proteins encoded here:
- a CDS encoding GNAT family N-acetyltransferase translates to MDGLRIEAVTDAGAVAAAQALFDELPRPDAVARFLAEPTHHMLIAYDGERPAGFVTGVEMTHPDKGTEMFLYELAVGEPFRNRGIGRALISALAALAKERGCYGMWVLTDDGNPAGLRVYAAAGGAREHPDTVLFSWRF
- a CDS encoding sigma-70 family RNA polymerase sigma factor is translated as MPAARSTRVNLPPFQQLLDRHSGEVFRFLAASVGPVDAEDAFQETFLSALRAYPRLRDASNLRAWLFQIAHRKALDVHRGRARNPLPVEQVPEQVAAPRGAGEPALWRAVRRLPDKQRTAVFLRFAADLDYAQIGMALECSEPAARQNVRAGLATIREGWARA